GGTTTTATTGCCGTTACCTGCTGATTTGAGCACCACCATATCCGGGTGTTCCCAGACAAACTTGTCCAGACTGTAGGTGTCCCAGTCATAAATTCCGTCACTGAAGCTGGCCCCCCAGCTATTGACATGGATCCTGGGCTGCCCAGAAGCATAATAAGCATCCTTCAACAGTTCATACACCGAAGGTATATGTAAGGTTTTATCTTTATCATTATAAGTGGCTTGAAAATAAAGGCCTGCATTGGGGGCAATCCCCTTGATGCTACCCTGGGACTTAGCCCCAGAACCCACAATACTGCCGGCGATATGGGTCCCATGCCCGTTGGGATCTCCCCAGCCATCTCCGCTGAAATCCTTTACCCCCACCAGACATTCTTTTATATCCGGGTGCAGCGTTTCCATTTTACCCGTGTCCAGCCCAGAGTCCGCCACTGCAATAACCTGGCCTTGACCGGTAAGACCTGTTCCATTTTTACCTTGTAGTGCCCAGAGGGCCGGTACCCCCATGATCCCTCCAGCCAGGTTGTTTTCTAAACGATAGGTACCCGCTACCTCAGCCCAGACCGGCCAGGGCAACATAAGAAGCATTAAAAAGAAGATGAAAAAACGAAACAGGGTAGTATACCTGCCCTGATTTATCCTTCCATACAAAATATCACCTCATTAAATACACAAAGGCACACAGACAAGGAAAACTTGGCTAGCGACTGCCTTAGTTGCCCTTGTGCATGACGGAAAGTTTTATCCTTTCCAATAACCCAGAAAGGGTGCTATTCGAGTAAACTTCGACAGCACCCTTGAGAACTCCTTTATTTTTTTAACTATATAAAAATGGTTTAAGAGGTTTCTTGCTGTCATGACATTAAACTAATTCAAATCTAGCTTATTTTTAACATCCTGTTGTAGTCTTACCTTTTGTTCCAGACTGTTGGCCTCTGTATAGATTCTGAATAAGGGTTCCGTACCCGAGGCACGTATGAGAACCCAGGCCCCATCCGCAACTATCAACTTGACGCCATCCAGGGTAATTTTATCAATCACTGGCTGACCACCTAATTCAGTGGGGGAAAAATCCTTTAATTGTTCTAAAATTGCTGTTTTTTGTTGCGGTGTAGTATGAATATCGAGTCTTTCGCTAAAAAGTCTGCCAAACTCTTGGTAGATACTTTCCAGTATTGCCGTCAAACTTTTGCCATGCTGGGCCACCATTTCTGCTGCCAGTAAGCCTGCCAGGATACCATCTTTCTCCGGTATATGGCCCTTGATGGATAAACCACCGCTTTCTTCGCCACCCAGAATACAGTCTTTTTCTAAAAGATTTTGACCAATATATTTAAAGCCTACAGGTGATTCATAAATCGGTTGGTTATATTTTGCTGCCATTCTGTCCAGTAGATGAGTAGTTGCCACAGTCCTGGCCACTGGCCCTCGCCAGCCCTTTACGGTGAGAAGGTGGTAGTAAAGCAAGGGTAAAAATTGGTTCGGAGTAATGTATTCTCCGTTGGCATCGATGATGCCGAAACGATCTGCATCTCCATCCAGGGCCAATCCCAAATGGGCTTTTCCCGCGGTGACGCGTTGTTTTAGTTCCTCCAGGGACTTACCTGTGGGTTCCGGTAGAGTTCCTCCAAAGAGAGGGTCCCTATGGTTGTGGAACACCTCTAGTTCAGCACCGGCATTGCCCAGAATATGTTCCAGATAGCCAATACCTGCCCCAAACATGGGATCAATCACGATTTTAAGACCAGCTTGCCGGATGGTATCCAGATCAATGATGGTGGCTATATGCTCAATATATTCCTCAAAGGGACTGTGCATGGTACAGCCGGTGGTTGGTTTCTCCTCT
This genomic interval from Desulforamulus reducens MI-1 contains the following:
- a CDS encoding phosphoglucomutase/phosphomannomutase family protein; protein product: MSHKISFGTDGWRGIIAKDFTFDNVRLVARAVAAYINEEAIGERGIVIGRDNRFLAEEFAEAVAEEFNKQGIPVYMCCGATPTPVTAYAIKLHQAAGAVMLTASHNPPPYNGFKFIPETAGPALPHITKKIEENIAKLQAGEPCEGYSLIPAEGRYGALVAEEKPTTGCTMHSPFEEYIEHIATIIDLDTIRQAGLKIVIDPMFGAGIGYLEHILGNAGAELEVFHNHRDPLFGGTLPEPTGKSLEELKQRVTAGKAHLGLALDGDADRFGIIDANGEYITPNQFLPLLYYHLLTVKGWRGPVARTVATTHLLDRMAAKYNQPIYESPVGFKYIGQNLLEKDCILGGEESGGLSIKGHIPEKDGILAGLLAAEMVAQHGKSLTAILESIYQEFGRLFSERLDIHTTPQQKTAILEQLKDFSPTELGGQPVIDKITLDGVKLIVADGAWVLIRASGTEPLFRIYTEANSLEQKVRLQQDVKNKLDLN